A genomic region of Nostoc sp. UHCC 0702 contains the following coding sequences:
- a CDS encoding four helix bundle protein, producing MSSQYFQELRVYKLAEKLADEIWQIVEKWDMFAKNTMGTQMVRSADSIGANIAEGVGRGSYQDNKRFVRIARGSLNETQHWLRRAYTRNLLTFEQIDKLKLMINDLAPQLNAYLKSIGNHPEAK from the coding sequence ATGTCTAGTCAGTATTTTCAGGAATTACGGGTTTATAAATTAGCAGAAAAACTAGCTGATGAAATTTGGCAGATAGTTGAAAAATGGGATATGTTTGCCAAAAATACAATGGGTACACAGATGGTGCGTTCAGCAGATAGTATTGGGGCAAATATAGCAGAAGGTGTTGGCAGAGGCAGTTATCAAGACAATAAGCGATTTGTCAGAATCGCAAGAGGTTCTTTAAACGAAACTCAACATTGGTTAAGACGTGCTTATACTCGTAATCTTTTAACTTTTGAACAGATCGATAAACTCAAACTAATGATTAATGACTTAGCACCCCAATTAAACGCATATCTAAAATCAATCGGCAACCACCCAGAAGCTAAATGA